In a genomic window of Pseudomonadota bacterium:
- the flgK gene encoding flagellar hook-associated protein FlgK: MPEMVVGLSNALNTAKVGLMANMTSIDIVGHNIANVNNPDYRRQVATLETTNPIPSAEGPRGTGVQVSRIESLYDRFLFRQISYETANQGRWEALAGSLDSVERVFTDLDDNGLAAQMAEFWGAWEDLANQPEGSIERATLAGKSQVVAATMNSMGEDLAFQRQVVNRYIETGISDINGLADGLKDLNRAILNTEINGGQANDLRDKRLALLSDLSELVDIDYNEDNSGQMNIMLAGGKPLVLGSEVFHLQSRLDDEGDVHAYFGNEGVPIDDLIGSGKLKGWMDGRSELAAAQDGLDQMAGALIFSVNQAHFQAYNLDGEKGLTFFEHAIELNAGNDNVGAARISFFVDATSATAPEGIAWASLANYDDFEIRFTADYVSGGGADEFVVVNTTTGVELDAASYSIDESNAASGRLVISFNDSTDTALAPDKGYHLELDFGSDTAPRAGDTFSLSFSGNAACTIEFNQDLKNPDKIAISDNYFEVPGNNKVALEIAQLQHQRIIEGSYTFSEYYTGLVSRVGSASYTAQSRQSQSEMVLQQLKIREEAVSGVSIDEEMVNLIKFQQGYKATARMVTVIDELMQVLNDML, translated from the coding sequence TTGCCTGAGATGGTAGTCGGTCTTTCCAATGCTTTGAATACGGCCAAGGTCGGTTTGATGGCGAATATGACCTCGATTGATATCGTCGGGCATAATATCGCCAATGTCAATAACCCTGACTATCGCCGTCAGGTGGCCACGCTTGAAACCACCAATCCGATACCCAGCGCCGAGGGACCTCGGGGTACCGGGGTGCAAGTCAGTCGGATTGAATCCCTCTATGATCGTTTTCTTTTTCGCCAGATCAGTTATGAAACCGCGAATCAGGGACGCTGGGAAGCCCTGGCCGGCAGTCTCGACAGTGTCGAACGGGTGTTCACCGATCTGGATGATAATGGTCTGGCGGCCCAGATGGCCGAATTCTGGGGAGCCTGGGAAGATCTCGCCAATCAGCCGGAAGGCAGCATCGAACGCGCCACGCTGGCTGGTAAAAGTCAGGTTGTGGCCGCGACTATGAACTCCATGGGTGAGGATTTGGCTTTTCAGCGGCAGGTTGTGAACCGCTACATAGAGACCGGCATCAGTGACATCAATGGTCTTGCCGACGGTCTTAAGGATCTGAATCGGGCCATTCTCAACACCGAAATCAACGGCGGTCAGGCCAATGACCTGCGGGATAAACGTCTGGCTCTGCTTTCCGATCTTTCGGAGCTGGTCGACATTGATTATAACGAGGATAACAGCGGGCAGATGAACATCATGCTGGCCGGGGGAAAACCGTTGGTGTTGGGTAGCGAGGTTTTTCATCTGCAGAGTCGACTCGATGACGAGGGTGATGTTCATGCCTATTTCGGAAACGAAGGGGTTCCGATTGATGATCTGATCGGCAGTGGAAAGTTAAAAGGCTGGATGGATGGAAGAAGCGAGTTGGCCGCAGCTCAGGACGGGCTTGATCAAATGGCCGGGGCCCTGATTTTCTCAGTTAATCAGGCGCATTTTCAAGCTTATAATCTGGATGGTGAAAAGGGTCTGACCTTTTTTGAGCACGCGATCGAATTGAATGCCGGCAATGACAATGTGGGTGCCGCCCGTATTTCTTTCTTCGTCGATGCAACCAGCGCCACGGCGCCGGAGGGTATCGCCTGGGCGAGCTTGGCCAATTACGATGATTTCGAAATTCGTTTCACGGCCGATTACGTCAGTGGCGGCGGTGCCGATGAGTTCGTTGTCGTTAATACGACGACCGGAGTGGAGCTGGATGCCGCCTCGTACTCGATTGATGAGAGCAATGCCGCAAGCGGCCGTCTGGTCATCAGCTTTAACGACAGTACCGATACGGCGCTTGCTCCGGATAAAGGTTATCATCTGGAACTTGATTTTGGTTCTGATACCGCGCCTCGGGCCGGTGATACCTTCTCCCTTTCCTTTTCCGGTAACGCGGCCTGCACGATCGAATTCAATCAGGATCTGAAAAATCCCGACAAAATCGCCATTTCCGATAATTATTTTGAGGTGCCGGGCAATAACAAGGTCGCCCTGGAAATCGCCCAATTACAGCATCAACGAATTATTGAGGGCAGTTATACTTTCAGCGAATATTATACCGGTCTGGTCAGTCGGGTGGGCTCGGCCTCCTATACGGCCCAGTCGCGGCAGAGCCAGTCGGAAATGGTTCTGCAGCAGCTTAAAATTCGGGAGGAAGCCGTTTCCGGGGTTTCGATTGACGAGGAGATGGTCAACCTGATCAAATTCCAGCAGGGTTATAAGGCCACGGCGCGGATGGTGACCGTGATCGATGAATTGATGCAGGTTCTTAATGATATGCTCTGA
- the flgM gene encoding flagellar biosynthesis anti-sigma factor FlgM, producing the protein MSITNVGSALYANAARALEAARKGAEAKKTEAAISAGSPDEGDKVTISSRGSDLGRLVELSKAAPEVDGARVAALKSSLENGSLRVDSRELAAKMFQEMSLESLF; encoded by the coding sequence ATGAGTATTACCAATGTAGGTTCGGCTCTCTATGCGAATGCGGCGCGGGCGCTTGAGGCTGCCCGCAAAGGCGCTGAGGCAAAGAAGACCGAGGCGGCAATCAGCGCCGGTTCTCCGGATGAGGGTGACAAGGTTACCATCTCATCCCGAGGCAGCGATCTCGGACGCTTGGTGGAGTTAAGCAAGGCCGCTCCCGAAGTAGATGGTGCCCGGGTCGCCGCATTGAAGAGTTCTCTTGAAAATGGGTCGCTCAGGGTTGACAGCCGTGAACTGGCGGCTAAGATGTTTCAGGAAATGAGTCTCGAGTCTCTGTTCTGA
- a CDS encoding flagellar basal body P-ring protein FlgI, with amino-acid sequence MRNFTGRLLIGFLLVLLFWANGWSARLKDISHIKGVRSNQLVGYGLVVGLGGTGDDTKKGKFASEAMANMLDKFGISVDAATIDLDNAAAVMLTAELPPFARNGSRLDVLISSIGDAESLQGGTLMLTPLRGPDGQVYAMAQGPISVGGFSLGGGGGRQAKNHPTVGRIANGAIVEREPPSTMFIDGKIVLTLNQPDFMTVARVAKTVNETFEKDIAVPVDAGTIEIVPPSRESQILIPFLAFVENLQVAPDSRARVVIDERTGTVVVGRNVMLDAVAVAHGDLSIQITSMPVVSQPSMLSEGKTVVALEKDTKVEEKTGKLITVSRGVNIDDLVKALNALGVSPRDLIAIFQAIKASGSLHAELEVI; translated from the coding sequence ATGCGAAATTTTACCGGGCGGTTGCTGATTGGTTTTTTGCTGGTTCTTCTTTTCTGGGCGAATGGCTGGTCTGCTCGACTGAAGGATATTTCTCATATCAAGGGAGTGCGCAGTAACCAGTTAGTCGGTTACGGTCTGGTAGTAGGGCTCGGTGGCACCGGTGATGATACCAAAAAGGGGAAGTTTGCCAGTGAAGCGATGGCTAATATGCTGGATAAATTTGGAATTTCCGTGGATGCTGCGACTATCGACCTGGACAATGCGGCGGCCGTGATGTTAACCGCGGAACTGCCGCCCTTTGCCCGTAATGGTTCTCGGCTTGATGTTTTGATTTCATCAATCGGCGATGCCGAGAGCCTTCAGGGGGGGACTCTGATGTTGACCCCGCTGCGCGGTCCTGACGGCCAGGTCTATGCCATGGCTCAAGGGCCGATTTCAGTGGGAGGCTTCAGCTTGGGGGGCGGCGGTGGACGACAGGCGAAAAATCATCCGACGGTTGGTCGCATCGCTAATGGTGCCATAGTTGAGCGCGAACCACCTTCGACTATGTTCATCGATGGTAAAATTGTCCTGACCCTGAACCAGCCCGATTTTATGACGGTTGCCCGGGTTGCGAAAACCGTGAATGAAACCTTTGAGAAGGATATCGCCGTTCCGGTTGATGCCGGAACCATAGAAATAGTTCCTCCGAGCCGCGAGAGTCAGATCCTGATTCCATTTCTTGCCTTTGTCGAAAATCTTCAGGTAGCTCCCGACAGTCGTGCCCGGGTGGTGATTGATGAGCGGACCGGGACCGTGGTGGTTGGACGCAATGTGATGCTGGATGCGGTCGCGGTGGCCCACGGTGATTTAAGTATTCAGATTACCTCGATGCCGGTGGTTTCTCAGCCGTCGATGCTTTCCGAAGGGAAAACCGTGGTCGCGCTGGAGAAGGACACAAAGGTTGAAGAAAAAACCGGCAAGCTGATAACCGTCTCTCGTGGGGTCAATATTGATGATCTGGTCAAGGCCCTGAACGCTCTTGGCGTGTCGCCGCGTGATTTGATTGCCATCTTTCAGGCCATCAAGGCTTCCGGATCGCTGCATGCCGAGCTTGAAGTTATTTAG
- a CDS encoding flagellar basal body L-ring protein FlgH, translating to MARIKLSLVLGGLGLIFGLLLGACGHDQGLRPGVVPVVRPQEPLPSSHSRGATESSYQNGSLVNLNAGGRDEFVHIFSSRRARCVDDIVYVLVNEEFKGSGTATTSSDGKNSTKYSVPGLFALKKYLGDLGQTDDWLETERSNQTSGAGATSRSNKLTARIAARVTEVLPNGDFRIMGTHFTQVNHEDHFVTVSGIIRPTDISADNYILSSAIAEARIEYSGNGTIGTKQGVGWGTRIMDVVWPF from the coding sequence ATGGCGAGGATAAAATTGAGTCTGGTGCTGGGGGGCTTGGGGTTGATTTTCGGCTTGCTGCTGGGGGCCTGCGGTCATGATCAGGGTCTGCGGCCAGGCGTGGTGCCGGTGGTCCGCCCTCAGGAGCCTTTGCCGAGTTCGCATTCCCGTGGGGCGACGGAATCCTCCTATCAGAACGGATCCCTGGTTAACCTGAATGCCGGTGGCCGGGATGAATTCGTGCATATTTTTAGTTCCCGTCGAGCGCGCTGCGTCGATGATATTGTTTATGTTCTGGTTAACGAGGAGTTCAAAGGAAGCGGAACGGCCACAACTTCCAGTGACGGAAAAAACAGCACGAAGTATTCGGTTCCCGGACTTTTCGCGTTAAAAAAATACCTCGGAGATCTGGGCCAGACGGATGATTGGCTGGAAACCGAACGCAGTAATCAAACTTCGGGTGCCGGGGCCACCAGTCGCAGTAATAAGCTGACCGCGAGGATTGCGGCCCGGGTGACCGAGGTTCTGCCAAATGGTGATTTTCGTATCATGGGGACTCATTTTACTCAGGTTAACCATGAAGATCATTTTGTCACGGTAAGCGGCATTATCAGGCCTACGGATATTTCGGCGGACAACTATATTCTTTCTTCCGCGATTGCCGAGGCGCGGATTGAGTACAGCGGCAACGGCACCATCGGCACCAAGCAGGGCGTCGGCTGGGGCACTAGAATCATGGATGTGGTCTGGCCTTTTTAA
- the flgA gene encoding flagellar basal body P-ring formation protein FlgA: MDGIDFFVGLSRRLGWLCFSLLLVFASWAEAGEGISAEIRSRLESEILAEVAKVNPGIEQLQVAEADELAAWLTENQDVEFFTLSQVGCWNRRNGLLPVQLEAGAKNGSRRRWLKIGIKGKEPVLLAGRNLVRGEPVQSSDFESRLIDCQDIKMEAVNNLPGGMFYQLAVGLRTGEPLLARQLRPFILIKRGELVQVVLEDGGVRIRTKGVAMKNGTLQEVIPVKNPASLKLYQARVVGSGEVTVVY; this comes from the coding sequence ATGGATGGGATTGATTTTTTCGTCGGCCTTTCGCGGCGTCTGGGGTGGTTGTGTTTCAGTCTGCTGTTGGTCTTTGCGTCCTGGGCGGAGGCCGGGGAGGGAATTTCCGCGGAAATCAGGTCGCGCCTGGAAAGTGAGATTTTGGCTGAGGTGGCAAAGGTTAATCCCGGGATAGAGCAGCTTCAGGTCGCTGAGGCAGACGAACTCGCGGCCTGGTTGACTGAAAATCAGGATGTTGAATTTTTTACCCTCAGTCAGGTCGGTTGCTGGAATCGGAGAAACGGTCTGCTTCCGGTACAGCTGGAAGCTGGAGCGAAGAATGGTTCCAGGCGTCGTTGGCTGAAAATAGGCATTAAAGGAAAAGAGCCGGTCTTGCTGGCTGGGCGCAATCTGGTGCGCGGTGAGCCGGTGCAAAGTTCTGATTTTGAATCCCGGTTGATTGATTGCCAAGATATCAAGATGGAAGCGGTTAATAATCTGCCGGGAGGAATGTTTTATCAGCTGGCCGTGGGTTTGCGGACCGGAGAGCCTCTGCTGGCCCGGCAACTGAGGCCGTTTATCTTGATCAAGCGGGGCGAGCTGGTTCAGGTTGTTCTGGAAGATGGCGGAGTTAGAATCAGAACCAAGGGCGTCGCCATGAAAAACGGCACCCTGCAGGAGGTTATTCCGGTTAAAAATCCCGCATCGCTGAAGCTCTATCAGGCTCGGGTTGTGGGCTCGGGTGAGGTCACGGTAGTTTATTAG
- the flgG gene encoding flagellar basal-body rod protein FlgG, translated as MIRGLFTSSTGMTAQQLNIDVIANNLANVNTAGFKKSRADFQDLMYQTMVRAGTTSATGEEIPTGVQVGLGTKPAAVYKIFTQGNYQESGNELDMAIEGDGFFQVLLSDGTTGYTRAGAFKLDSTGNLVTSDGYPMQPAINIPSDTTQITITADGTVSVIQAGQETSSQVGNVELASFPNPSGLDAIGRNLFRETDASGVSTTGTPGADGLGTISQGFLEMSNVSVVEEMVNMIVGQRAYEANSKSIQTCDEMLKTAGTLKR; from the coding sequence ATGATTAGAGGGTTATTTACATCGTCTACCGGGATGACGGCTCAGCAGCTCAATATTGATGTGATCGCTAATAATCTGGCCAACGTCAACACCGCCGGATTTAAGAAAAGCCGGGCTGATTTTCAGGATTTGATGTACCAGACCATGGTGCGGGCCGGAACGACCTCTGCTACCGGAGAGGAAATTCCGACCGGGGTCCAGGTCGGTTTGGGGACCAAACCGGCGGCAGTGTACAAAATTTTTACCCAAGGCAATTATCAGGAGTCCGGTAACGAACTGGATATGGCGATTGAAGGTGATGGTTTCTTCCAGGTGTTGCTTTCCGATGGAACAACCGGCTATACCCGAGCCGGGGCGTTTAAACTGGACAGCACCGGCAATCTGGTGACTTCAGATGGCTACCCCATGCAACCGGCGATCAATATTCCCAGTGATACGACCCAAATCACGATTACCGCCGACGGTACGGTATCCGTGATTCAGGCCGGTCAGGAGACTTCGAGCCAGGTCGGTAATGTTGAACTCGCCAGTTTTCCCAACCCTTCCGGGCTTGATGCCATCGGTCGCAATCTATTTCGCGAAACCGATGCTTCCGGAGTTTCGACAACCGGAACTCCGGGAGCCGATGGCCTGGGCACTATCAGTCAAGGCTTTCTGGAGATGTCAAATGTGTCAGTAGTTGAAGAAATGGTCAATATGATTGTTGGTCAGCGCGCTTATGAGGCCAACTCCAAATCGATTCAGACCTGTGATGAAATGCTCAAAACCGCAGGGACGCTGAAGCGCTAA
- a CDS encoding flagellar hook-basal body protein gives MNHEMYSALSGALSNERRQEIIANNLANVSSGGFRRDVPLFATVYDRISGPAVLPSGRETLEYNSFAVYDGSWIDFQTGNMLETGSSLDVALDGEGFFAFKRASDGKIYYGRDGHFRLNEKQELVAMNGDQVLAAGEGDEPLVVAKENFQPGDLKFGKLGDLVLAGEPIGALRLVTFANLQCLEKLGDCGFLETSFSGEPLPADKLVVRQGVRELSNVNLIEEMVSMIEVARQYENQQKIIISLDEINKLAAKGIVAA, from the coding sequence ATGAACCATGAGATGTATTCGGCTTTGAGCGGGGCATTAAGCAACGAGAGGCGTCAGGAGATCATAGCGAATAATCTGGCTAACGTCAGCAGCGGTGGTTTTCGACGTGATGTGCCTTTGTTTGCCACGGTCTACGATCGGATCAGCGGCCCGGCCGTCCTGCCGAGCGGGCGGGAAACGCTCGAATATAACAGTTTTGCCGTATATGACGGCAGCTGGATTGATTTTCAGACCGGAAACATGCTGGAAACCGGCAGTTCTCTGGATGTGGCCCTGGATGGAGAGGGTTTTTTTGCGTTCAAGCGAGCTTCCGATGGCAAAATTTATTATGGTCGGGATGGTCACTTTCGTCTTAATGAGAAGCAGGAACTGGTTGCCATGAATGGCGATCAGGTTCTGGCGGCCGGGGAAGGGGATGAACCGTTGGTTGTGGCCAAAGAAAATTTTCAACCGGGGGATCTGAAGTTCGGCAAGTTGGGTGACCTGGTGTTGGCCGGGGAGCCGATTGGTGCCTTGCGTCTGGTTACCTTTGCTAATCTGCAGTGTCTGGAAAAGCTGGGGGATTGCGGTTTTCTCGAAACATCGTTTTCAGGAGAGCCGCTACCGGCCGATAAGCTGGTGGTCAGGCAGGGGGTACGTGAACTGTCCAATGTCAATCTGATCGAAGAAATGGTCAGTATGATCGAAGTTGCCCGGCAGTATGAAAATCAGCAAAAAATAATTATCAGTCTGGACGAAATCAACAAGCTGGCGGCCAAGGGGATTGTCGCGGCCTGA
- a CDS encoding metal-dependent transcriptional regulator, protein MSNQEEQEGLTSNMEDYLETILNIQKEQRVARVKDVARQLRVKMPSVTGAMKGLAEKGLVNYERYSFLTLTEAGEKIAREIGERHKTFYNFLTRVLDLDHETAELDACRLEHATSRKTFIRIKDFTDHYQPPGNKTKPS, encoded by the coding sequence ATGAGCAACCAGGAAGAGCAGGAAGGGTTGACGTCAAACATGGAGGATTACCTTGAAACCATCTTGAACATCCAAAAAGAACAACGAGTTGCGCGGGTCAAGGATGTCGCCAGGCAGCTTCGCGTAAAGATGCCGAGCGTCACCGGGGCAATGAAAGGGCTGGCCGAAAAAGGCTTGGTCAATTACGAACGCTACAGCTTTCTGACCCTGACGGAGGCCGGAGAAAAGATCGCCCGGGAGATTGGCGAACGTCATAAAACTTTCTATAATTTCCTGACACGAGTTCTCGATCTGGATCACGAAACCGCTGAACTTGATGCCTGCCGCCTCGAACATGCCACCAGCCGCAAAACCTTTATCCGCATCAAGGATTTTACCGACCACTACCAACCACCGGGAAATAAAACTAAACCCAGCTGA
- a CDS encoding sigma-54-dependent Fis family transcriptional regulator, giving the protein MNKAGQFCIVVVDDEERAVTGLVELLRLEGFVVDGYSRPQAALDHVRRHPVDLLLTDLRMPEVDGLELLRLVRAVDPGLSVVMITGQGGVRDAVAAMKAGADDYLIKPINLEELEITIARIREKRELLAQNRLLREAALRGSTEFDFIGSSPAMEKIFRAIRDVAPTMASVLIEGETGTGKELVARSLHRSGLRSEKPLITINCAALHEGLLESELFGHVKGAFTGAVRNKLGKFALADGGTIFLDEIGDMAMSVQAKLLRVLVSGEFQQVGGEKTHYVDVRVLAATNKDLRAEVAAGRFREDLYYRLNVVQFILPPLRDRSGDIVMLVKYFCEKISRRDQRPLLYPESEAMRLLENAPWPGNVRELENVMERAFIYAKDRPIGVDDLPLYLQENRYVQKKEGGSEEPGEKFTLVGLSLKEMEKRMILAALERCPTKTQAARELGISVRKIEYRLKEWGRSM; this is encoded by the coding sequence ATGAATAAAGCTGGGCAATTTTGTATCGTGGTGGTTGACGATGAGGAACGGGCCGTAACCGGGTTGGTAGAGCTCCTGCGCCTGGAAGGATTCGTGGTTGATGGTTATAGCCGACCCCAGGCCGCTCTGGATCATGTGCGGCGGCATCCGGTTGATCTGCTGCTGACTGATCTCAGGATGCCGGAAGTCGATGGGCTTGAACTTCTTCGTCTGGTTCGGGCCGTAGATCCTGGTCTAAGCGTGGTGATGATAACTGGTCAGGGAGGCGTCAGGGATGCTGTGGCCGCGATGAAAGCCGGAGCGGATGATTATCTGATCAAGCCGATTAACCTTGAGGAGCTTGAGATTACGATAGCCCGGATTCGGGAAAAAAGAGAGCTCCTGGCCCAGAACCGGCTTCTGCGGGAGGCGGCCTTGAGGGGCAGTACGGAGTTCGATTTTATTGGTAGCAGCCCGGCCATGGAAAAAATTTTCCGAGCTATTCGTGATGTGGCGCCGACCATGGCCAGTGTTCTGATTGAAGGAGAAACCGGGACGGGTAAGGAACTTGTCGCCAGATCATTGCACCGTTCTGGTTTACGTTCGGAAAAACCATTGATTACGATTAACTGCGCGGCCCTGCATGAAGGTCTCCTGGAGAGTGAATTGTTTGGTCATGTCAAGGGCGCCTTTACCGGGGCCGTGCGCAATAAGCTGGGGAAATTTGCGTTGGCGGACGGGGGGACCATTTTCCTCGATGAAATCGGGGATATGGCCATGTCGGTGCAGGCCAAGCTCTTGCGGGTTTTGGTTTCAGGTGAATTCCAGCAGGTTGGCGGCGAAAAGACTCACTATGTTGATGTTCGGGTTCTGGCGGCGACCAATAAGGACTTGCGGGCCGAAGTCGCTGCCGGCCGTTTTCGAGAAGATCTTTATTATCGTCTTAACGTGGTTCAGTTTATTTTGCCTCCTTTGCGTGACCGTTCCGGAGACATTGTCATGCTGGTAAAATATTTCTGCGAGAAAATTTCCCGTCGTGATCAGCGCCCCTTGCTTTATCCGGAAAGCGAAGCCATGCGCCTGCTTGAAAATGCTCCGTGGCCGGGTAATGTCAGAGAGCTGGAAAATGTCATGGAGAGGGCTTTCATCTATGCTAAGGATCGTCCGATTGGAGTCGATGATCTGCCTCTCTATTTACAGGAAAACCGTTATGTTCAAAAAAAAGAGGGAGGTTCCGAGGAGCCCGGTGAAAAATTTACTCTGGTTGGTCTGAGTCTTAAGGAGATGGAGAAAAGAATGATTCTCGCCGCTTTGGAGCGCTGTCCGACGAAGACCCAGGCGGCCCGTGAACTGGGGATCAGCGTGAGAAAAATTGAGTATCGTCTTAAGGAGTGGGGACGGTCAATGTAA
- a CDS encoding PAS domain S-box protein, with protein sequence MAEFFTVEHFRSFFELFSDPVWVVNRDLRLVYLNPAAMAKFGCKADNALGKRCHQALFENHGRCPFCSFEEVFAGREARVSNFTLLDTDGRNHVYALSHYPCAGYLGVVDYVVAVCVDKTEAADLFSEISRLQGLAAMGEYSAELSHEIRNPLNSIAIQMSLLQKMAGRLDSETAASFLRVVEVVRAESDRLNTLAGDFLKMQKSRCLRLEDCNPFVEVAGVAELLAEEARRVRIDIRLSFEGEGPCLRADRDKLRQAFMNLMKNAVEALSESETADAFLEIKGYYDDRLVSLSFADNGPGIPFSRQARIFDLFYTTKTCGTGIGLHLCRDIIRAHDGEISFVSDDQGTVFKVVLPVGANP encoded by the coding sequence ATGGCGGAATTTTTTACAGTCGAGCACTTTCGCTCTTTTTTTGAACTTTTCAGTGACCCGGTCTGGGTTGTAAACCGGGATTTGCGTTTGGTTTATCTGAATCCGGCGGCGATGGCCAAGTTTGGCTGTAAGGCTGATAACGCGCTCGGCAAGCGCTGTCACCAGGCGCTTTTCGAAAACCATGGTCGTTGTCCTTTCTGTTCTTTTGAGGAGGTGTTTGCCGGTAGGGAAGCCAGGGTTTCCAACTTTACCTTGCTTGACACCGATGGTCGCAATCATGTTTATGCATTAAGCCACTATCCCTGCGCGGGTTATCTTGGGGTGGTTGATTATGTCGTGGCCGTTTGCGTTGACAAAACCGAGGCGGCCGATCTTTTTTCCGAGATTTCCCGTTTGCAGGGACTTGCCGCTATGGGCGAATACAGCGCTGAGCTGAGTCATGAGATTCGCAATCCTTTAAATTCAATTGCCATTCAAATGTCGCTTTTGCAAAAAATGGCGGGACGTCTTGATTCCGAAACGGCAGCCTCTTTTTTGCGTGTGGTGGAAGTTGTACGGGCGGAAAGTGATCGCCTTAACACCTTGGCCGGAGATTTTCTTAAGATGCAGAAGAGTCGGTGCCTGCGTCTGGAGGACTGTAATCCTTTTGTTGAGGTGGCCGGGGTGGCCGAACTGCTGGCGGAAGAAGCCCGCCGCGTCCGGATTGATATCCGTTTGTCTTTTGAAGGTGAGGGGCCATGTTTACGGGCCGATCGGGATAAACTCCGGCAAGCCTTCATGAACTTGATGAAAAATGCGGTCGAAGCTTTAAGCGAGAGTGAAACGGCTGATGCCTTTCTTGAAATCAAGGGTTATTATGACGACCGCCTGGTGTCTCTGAGCTTTGCCGACAATGGTCCCGGAATTCCTTTTTCCCGGCAGGCTCGAATCTTCGACCTTTTTTATACGACGAAAACGTGTGGTACCGGGATCGGTCTTCATCTTTGTCGCGATATCATTCGGGCCCATGATGGTGAAATCAGCTTTGTCAGTGATGATCAGGGTACGGTTTTTAAGGTAGTGCTTCCCGTGGGGGCAAATCCATGA
- a CDS encoding response regulator: MDKNMKIIIVDDFSTMRRIIKNILRQLGFNNVQEADDGATAWPKIQAENFDLVITDWNMPKMSGLELLKNIRNDEDLKHIPVLMVTAEALKENIIEAVKSGVSNYIIKPFTAETMQEKLEKIFGG, encoded by the coding sequence ATGGATAAGAATATGAAAATCATCATTGTTGATGATTTTTCGACAATGAGGCGGATTATTAAAAATATTCTTCGTCAGCTTGGTTTCAACAATGTTCAGGAGGCTGATGATGGAGCGACGGCCTGGCCTAAAATTCAGGCGGAGAATTTTGATCTTGTCATCACGGATTGGAATATGCCGAAAATGTCGGGACTGGAGTTGCTCAAGAATATTCGTAATGATGAGGACCTGAAACATATTCCGGTTCTCATGGTTACCGCCGAAGCTCTGAAGGAAAATATTATTGAGGCCGTTAAATCCGGAGTCAGTAATTATATCATCAAGCCTTTTACGGCCGAAACCATGCAGGAAAAACTGGAAAAAATATTTGGCGGTTGA
- a CDS encoding FliA/WhiG family RNA polymerase sigma factor: MSDDVLLKEYLPLVRRLAYRLASRLPENIEVDDLINSGVIGLLDAVGKYDRTREVQFKIYAEFRIRGAMLDDLRSQDWATRGLRQESNALENAYAELEHRLGRPAEDHEVAAAMGLSLEEFHKLLGRARGISLVNFEDLSSPAVNNPRDPLELISLIENEDPYVLCRDREAQEMLALAIDSLGERDRLVLQLYYFEELNLKEIGLVLEVSESRVCQMRTQAIIRLRNRIKNLRRKKFSVTS, from the coding sequence TTGTCCGATGATGTTCTGCTGAAAGAATATCTGCCTCTGGTGCGTCGTTTGGCCTATCGTCTGGCTTCTCGTCTCCCGGAAAATATAGAGGTTGACGATCTGATTAACAGCGGGGTTATCGGTTTGCTGGACGCCGTTGGCAAATATGACCGGACTCGCGAGGTTCAGTTTAAAATCTATGCCGAGTTTCGCATTCGCGGGGCCATGCTTGACGATCTGCGGAGTCAGGACTGGGCGACGCGAGGTTTGCGCCAGGAGAGCAACGCTCTGGAAAACGCCTACGCAGAACTGGAGCATAGGTTAGGGCGACCGGCTGAAGATCATGAGGTCGCTGCGGCCATGGGTCTGAGTTTGGAGGAGTTCCATAAACTGTTGGGTCGGGCCCGGGGGATTTCCCTGGTCAATTTCGAAGACCTGAGTTCACCGGCCGTCAATAATCCGCGCGACCCTTTGGAACTGATCTCGCTGATTGAGAATGAAGATCCTTATGTTTTATGTCGGGACCGGGAAGCCCAGGAAATGCTCGCGTTGGCGATTGACAGTTTGGGCGAGCGGGATCGGTTGGTTTTGCAGCTTTATTACTTTGAAGAGCTGAATCTGAAGGAAATTGGTCTGGTTCTCGAGGTCAGTGAGTCCCGGGTTTGTCAGATGCGGACCCAGGCGATAATCCGTTTACGTAACCGGATAAAAAACTTGCGCCGCAAAAAATTTTCGGTTACAAGCTAA